The proteins below are encoded in one region of Takifugu rubripes chromosome 1, fTakRub1.2, whole genome shotgun sequence:
- the abhd13 gene encoding protein ABHD13 → MEKPWRLWGAVERCTLTLVSWSWGACRVSLLALILTYHLYGGFLLLALILASVAGILYKFQDVLLYFPDQPSSSRLYVPMPTGIPHENVYIRTKDGVKLNLILLRYTGGEPPGGASGNQGSPPSAPPTIIYFHGNAGNIGHRVPNALLMLVNLKANVVLVDYRGYGKSEGEPSEDGLYLDAEATLDYVMTRPDLGKTKVVLFGRSLGGAVAVRLASVNPHRVAAIIVENTFLSIPHMAATLFSFLPMRLLPLWCYRNQFLSYRQAALCRMPSLFVSGLSDQLIPPVMMKQLYELSPARTKRLAIFPEGTHNDTWQCQGYFAALEQFMKELLKSHAHEEGAQASASVTII, encoded by the coding sequence ATGGAGAAGCCCTGGAGACTGTGGGGGGCGGTCGAGCGCTGTACTCTGACACTGGTGTCCTGGTCCTGGGGCGCCTGTCGGGTCTCCCTGCTGGCCCTCATTCTTACTTATCACCTGTACGGAGgattcctcctcctggctctcATCCTGGCCTCGGTGGCAGGGATCCTCTACAAATTTCAAGATGTGCTCCTCTACTTTCCCGATCAGCCCTCGTCCTCTCGCCTTTATGTTCCCATGCCAACAGGAATCCCGCACGAGAACGTTTACATTCGCACCAAGGACGGCGTGAAGCTCAACCTCATTCTTCTCCGCTACACCGGAGGGGAGCCTCCTGGAGGTGCCTCTGGGAATCAAGGCAGCCCCCCTTCTGCTCCGCCCACCATTATTTATTTCCACGGTAACGCTGGCAATATTGGTCACAGGGTACCAAACGCCCTGCTGATGCTGGTCAATCTGAAAGCTAACGTGGTGCTGGTGGATTACCGCGGCTATGGGAAGAGCGAGGGGGAGCCCAGCGAGGACGGGCTGTACCTCGATGCGGAGGCCACGCTGGACTACGTCATGACGCGTCCCGATCTTGGCAAGACAAAGGTGGTGCTGTTCGGCCGCTCACTGGGGGGCGCTGTGGCCGTGCGCTTGGCGTCGGTCAACCCTCACCGCGTCGCCGCCATTATCGTGGAAAACACCTTCCTCAGCATCCCCCACATGGCAGCGAcgctcttctccttcctgcccaTGCGTCTGCTGCCCCTGTGGTGCTACAGGAACCAGTTCCTGTCCTACCGGCAGGCGGCGCTGTGCCGCATGCCCTCGCTGTTCGTGTCCGGTCTCTCGGACCAGCTCATCCCACCGGTCATGATGAAGCAGCTTTACGAACTGTCCCCTGCACGGACTAAACGTCTGGCCATCTTCCCGGAGGGCACGCACAACGACACGTGGCAGTGTCAGGGCTACTTTGCTGCTCTGGAGCAGTTCatgaaagagctgctgaagagcCACGCCCACGAGGAGGGCGCTCAGGCCTCGGCGAGCGTCACCATTATTTAA
- the tnfsf13b gene encoding tumor necrosis factor ligand superfamily member 13B isoform X2 produces MGPVRVGLEAGSGQRAGEGSPSWPVVLLTLVAISSSFLSAVSLYQLLALRAEVDALRSEVGCTREDGQPAQHASQMANVSSWRSSQEVRGRRPGSPHAFLSLRRQKRLAGTDTLVSQPCLQMLANSSRTTFRKELTSGPHTGIPWKSGLRRGSALEADGDSILVGEEGFYFVYSQVYYMDSIFAMGHVVIRRKRTVVGDETPEQKHQGSNPPGVRGFSVLCLLVSAWVLSRLSGFGA; encoded by the exons ATGGGACCAGTGAGGGTAGGTTTGGAGGCTGGGAGCGGACAGAGGGCAGGTGAAGGGAGCCCGTCCTGGCCTGTTGTGCTGCTGACGCTGGTGGccatcagctcttccttcctctcagcaGTGTCCCTGTACCAGCTGCTGGCCCTCAGAGCTGAAGTTGATGCGCTCCGATCAGAGGTGGGATGCACGAGGGAAGATGGGCAACCGGCCCAGCACGCCAGCCAG ATGGCCAATgtcagcagctggagaagcagtcaggaggtcagaggtcggagACCTGGATCTCCGCATGCTTTTCTGTCTTTGAGGAGGCAGAAAAGGTTGGCCGGGACAGACACGTTAG TTTCTCAGCCGTGTCTGCAGATGttggccaacagcagcaggactACCTTCAGAAAAG AGTTGACCTCGGGGCCACACACGGGGATTCCCTGGAAGTCCGGACTAAGGAGAGGCTCTGCCCTGGAGGCAGATGGAGACAGCATTTTGGTCGGAGAGGAGGGCTTCTATTTCGTATACAGCCAG GTCTACTACATGGACAGCATTTTCGCCATGGGGCACGTGGTGATCCGCAGGAAGAGGACCGTAGTGGGAGATGAGACCCCAGAG CAAAAACATCAAGGGTCAAATCCCCCTGGGGTCAGAGGCTTTTCTGTGTTGTGCCTCCTTGTttctgcgtgggttctctccaggTTATCCGGCTTTGGAGCGTAG
- the tnfsf13b gene encoding tumor necrosis factor ligand superfamily member 13B isoform X1: MGPVRVGLEAGSGQRAGEGSPSWPVVLLTLVAISSSFLSAVSLYQLLALRAEVDALRSEVGCTREDGQPAQHASQMANVSSWRSSQEVRGRRPGSPHAFLSLRRQKRLAGTDTLVSQPCLQMLANSSRTTFRKELTSGPHTGIPWKSGLRRGSALEADGDSILVGEEGFYFVYSQVYYMDSIFAMGHVVIRRKRTVVGDETPEVILFRCIQNMNPVYPFNTCYTGGIVKLKRGDHLELLIPRSTASVSLDEDSTFLGAIKLG; the protein is encoded by the exons ATGGGACCAGTGAGGGTAGGTTTGGAGGCTGGGAGCGGACAGAGGGCAGGTGAAGGGAGCCCGTCCTGGCCTGTTGTGCTGCTGACGCTGGTGGccatcagctcttccttcctctcagcaGTGTCCCTGTACCAGCTGCTGGCCCTCAGAGCTGAAGTTGATGCGCTCCGATCAGAGGTGGGATGCACGAGGGAAGATGGGCAACCGGCCCAGCACGCCAGCCAG ATGGCCAATgtcagcagctggagaagcagtcaggaggtcagaggtcggagACCTGGATCTCCGCATGCTTTTCTGTCTTTGAGGAGGCAGAAAAGGTTGGCCGGGACAGACACGTTAG TTTCTCAGCCGTGTCTGCAGATGttggccaacagcagcaggactACCTTCAGAAAAG AGTTGACCTCGGGGCCACACACGGGGATTCCCTGGAAGTCCGGACTAAGGAGAGGCTCTGCCCTGGAGGCAGATGGAGACAGCATTTTGGTCGGAGAGGAGGGCTTCTATTTCGTATACAGCCAG GTCTACTACATGGACAGCATTTTCGCCATGGGGCACGTGGTGATCCGCAGGAAGAGGACCGTAGTGGGAGATGAGACCCCAGAGGTGATCCTCTTTCGCTGCATTCAGAACATGAACCCCGTGTACCCGTTTAACACCTGCTACACAGGAG GTATTGTCAAACTGAAAAGGGGAGACCATCTGGAGCTGCTCATTCCCCGCTCCACAGCCAGCGTGTCCCTGGATGAAGACTCCACTTTCCTGGGTGCTATCAAACTGGGTTAA